From the genome of Pseudomonas sp. AB6, one region includes:
- the ggt gene encoding gamma-glutamyltransferase, giving the protein MKFEPFAKSLIATAFAVSYTCVQAASQAPVAAENGMVVTAQHLASHVGVDVLKAGGNAIDAAVAVGYALAVVYPAAGNLGGGGFMTVQMADGRKTFLDFRERAPLAATADMYLDKNGNVIPDLSTKGYLAVGVPGTVSGMELALTKYGTMKREQVIAPAIKYANEGFVLEQGDVDMLETATDEFKKDIHDSGSIFLSNGEPLKVGQKLVQKDLARTLREISSKGTDGFYKGWVAKAIVSSSHAGKGLITQADLDKYQTRELAPIECDYRGYHVVSAPPPSSGGVVICEIMNILEGYPMADLGFRSAQGMQYQIEAMRHAYVDRNSYLGDPDFIKNPVAHLLDKNYAEKIRAAIDPHKAGISREIKPGVAPHEGKNTTHYSIVDKWGNAVSVTYTLNNWFGAGVMASKTGVMLNDEMDDFTSKIGVPNMYGLVQGEANVIAPGKTPLSSMSPTIVTKDGKTVMVVGTPGGSRIITATLETMLNVIDYGMNIQEAVDAPRFHQQWLPEETNLEPFAISPDTQKILESWGQKFSGAQPSNHVAAILVGAPSLGGKPVGNNRFYGANDPRRNTGLSLGY; this is encoded by the coding sequence ATGAAATTCGAGCCCTTCGCCAAATCGCTTATTGCGACGGCATTCGCCGTTAGTTACACCTGCGTTCAAGCAGCGTCACAAGCCCCAGTCGCCGCTGAAAACGGCATGGTGGTCACAGCCCAGCACTTGGCGAGCCACGTCGGCGTTGATGTGTTGAAGGCAGGTGGCAACGCGATTGATGCCGCAGTGGCGGTCGGCTATGCGCTGGCGGTGGTTTATCCCGCAGCGGGTAACCTTGGCGGTGGTGGATTCATGACTGTCCAGATGGCCGACGGTCGTAAGACGTTTTTGGATTTCCGGGAAAGGGCGCCATTGGCGGCCACTGCGGACATGTACCTCGATAAAAACGGCAACGTTATCCCGGATTTAAGCACCAAGGGCTACTTGGCGGTTGGAGTTCCCGGCACTGTGTCGGGTATGGAATTGGCGCTAACGAAATACGGCACCATGAAGCGCGAGCAAGTTATCGCGCCCGCGATCAAATACGCTAATGAGGGTTTCGTGCTCGAACAGGGCGACGTCGATATGCTTGAAACGGCCACCGACGAATTCAAAAAGGACATCCACGACTCGGGTTCTATCTTCCTGAGCAACGGCGAGCCGCTGAAGGTTGGCCAGAAACTGGTGCAAAAAGACTTGGCCAGGACGCTAAGGGAAATCTCCAGCAAAGGCACGGATGGCTTCTATAAAGGCTGGGTAGCGAAAGCAATCGTGTCCTCAAGCCATGCCGGTAAAGGACTGATTACTCAGGCAGACCTGGATAAATACCAGACCCGAGAATTGGCGCCGATTGAGTGCGATTACCGTGGTTACCATGTAGTGTCAGCGCCGCCTCCGAGTTCGGGAGGGGTGGTTATATGCGAGATCATGAATATCCTTGAAGGCTACCCGATGGCGGATCTAGGATTCCGCTCGGCCCAAGGTATGCAATACCAAATCGAAGCCATGCGTCACGCGTATGTCGACCGCAACAGCTATCTGGGCGACCCGGATTTCATCAAGAACCCGGTCGCGCATTTGCTTGATAAGAACTATGCGGAAAAAATCAGGGCGGCCATTGACCCACATAAAGCCGGTATCTCTCGCGAGATTAAACCTGGCGTCGCACCCCATGAAGGTAAGAACACCACTCACTATTCAATCGTAGACAAGTGGGGTAATGCCGTTTCGGTGACCTACACGCTTAATAATTGGTTTGGTGCAGGGGTAATGGCTAGCAAGACCGGGGTGATGCTCAACGACGAAATGGACGATTTTACGTCTAAGATCGGTGTTCCCAATATGTACGGTCTGGTGCAAGGAGAGGCCAACGTTATTGCTCCAGGAAAAACCCCGCTGTCTTCAATGAGCCCCACTATTGTTACCAAAGACGGGAAGACGGTCATGGTGGTGGGCACGCCAGGCGGCAGCCGGATTATCACGGCTACGCTGGAAACAATGCTGAACGTGATTGACTACGGGATGAACATTCAGGAAGCGGTCGATGCTCCCCGTTTCCATCAGCAGTGGTTGCCTGAAGAGACCAACTTGGAGCCGTTCGCGATCAGCCCGGATACCCAAAAAATTCTCGAGAGTTGGGGGCAGAAGTTTTCGGGCGCGCAGCCCTCTAACCACGTGGCAGCCATTCTAGTAGGAGCTCCCTCTCTCGGTGGCAAGCCGGTCGGTAACAATCGGTTCTATGGTGCAAATGACCCCCGTCGTAACACGGGGCTTTCGCTAGGATATTAA
- a CDS encoding CBS domain-containing protein, with the protein MKTVAQLLNAKAENYRQVYTIAPHQTVLMALGLMAEKNVGALPVVENDQVIGVISERDYARKVALKGRSSADTLVSTIMSERIITVSPSENIETCMGIMTDSHLRHLPVVKDGQLVGLLSIGDLVKEAIAEQADLIRQLEQYIRGE; encoded by the coding sequence ATGAAGACCGTCGCGCAACTACTGAATGCTAAAGCCGAAAACTATCGCCAGGTGTACACCATTGCTCCTCATCAGACTGTATTGATGGCGCTTGGCCTGATGGCAGAGAAAAATGTCGGCGCGTTGCCAGTGGTCGAGAATGACCAAGTGATCGGGGTTATTAGTGAACGCGACTATGCGAGAAAAGTGGCGCTGAAGGGCCGCTCGTCAGCCGATACGCTGGTAAGCACGATTATGAGCGAGCGCATTATTACCGTCAGCCCCAGTGAGAACATCGAAACCTGCATGGGCATCATGACCGATAGCCACCTGCGACATTTACCGGTGGTGAAGGACGGGCAACTAGTAGGATTGTTGTCGATCGGTGACTTGGTTAAGGAAGCAATTGCCGAACAGGCTGATTTGATTCGGCAGTTGGAGCAGTACATTCGGGGTGAATAG
- a CDS encoding pyridoxal-phosphate-dependent aminotransferase family protein, translated as MVKLDFHPAGRHFLQIPGPSSVPDRILRAISYPTIDHRGPEFSELGKKVLDGIKQIFKTRQPVVIYPASGTGAWEAALCNTLSTGDSVLMFETGHFATLWKKMAESLGLKPEFIGLPGVEGWRHGIKPFMIEARLRQDLNHSIKAVCVVHNETSTGVTSDIAAVRKAIDAAGHPALLLVDTISGLASADYRHDEWGVDVTISGSQKGLMLPPGISFNAVSPKAIAASKTAGLPRSFWAWDDIIEMNQTGYWPYTPSTNLLYGLSEALDMILAEGLDNVFARHNRLAEACRIAVTAWGLNIQCADPSVYSPVLTGVMTPEGIDADQVRKLIYERFDMSLGTGLGKMKGRMFRIGHLGDCNDLTLMATLTGCEMGLKMAGVKLNGSGVVAAMDFLGAQDVPLRRS; from the coding sequence ATGGTAAAACTCGATTTTCACCCTGCCGGTCGCCATTTTTTACAGATTCCCGGCCCAAGCTCAGTCCCTGATCGGATTCTTCGTGCGATAAGTTATCCGACCATCGACCACCGTGGCCCTGAGTTCTCAGAGCTTGGCAAGAAGGTGCTGGACGGCATTAAACAGATTTTCAAAACTAGACAACCGGTGGTTATCTACCCGGCCTCAGGCACCGGTGCCTGGGAAGCAGCGCTATGCAACACCCTGAGTACCGGCGACAGCGTATTGATGTTCGAAACAGGCCATTTCGCCACCTTGTGGAAAAAAATGGCAGAAAGCCTTGGCCTGAAACCCGAATTCATTGGGTTGCCCGGTGTTGAAGGATGGCGCCACGGAATCAAGCCTTTCATGATTGAGGCGCGTCTGCGCCAGGATTTGAACCACAGCATCAAAGCCGTCTGCGTTGTGCACAACGAAACCAGTACCGGCGTCACCTCAGACATCGCCGCCGTGCGCAAGGCCATTGACGCCGCCGGCCACCCAGCCTTGTTGCTGGTGGACACAATTTCCGGCTTGGCCTCGGCCGACTATCGCCACGATGAATGGGGCGTAGACGTCACTATTTCCGGTTCGCAAAAAGGCTTGATGCTGCCGCCCGGTATCAGTTTTAACGCCGTCTCGCCCAAGGCTATTGCTGCCAGTAAAACCGCTGGTTTGCCGCGCAGTTTCTGGGCATGGGACGACATCATCGAAATGAACCAGACCGGTTACTGGCCGTATACGCCCAGCACCAACCTGTTATATGGCCTCAGCGAAGCATTGGACATGATTCTGGCCGAAGGCCTGGACAATGTTTTTGCCCGACACAATCGCCTGGCCGAGGCTTGCCGAATCGCCGTCACCGCGTGGGGCTTGAACATTCAGTGCGCCGACCCGAGCGTCTATAGCCCGGTATTGACCGGCGTCATGACCCCTGAAGGCATCGATGCCGACCAGGTGCGCAAGCTCATCTACGAACGCTTCGACATGTCGCTGGGCACCGGCTTGGGCAAAATGAAGGGCCGTATGTTCCGTATTGGTCATTTGGGCGACTGTAACGACCTGACGTTGATGGCCACGCTAACCGGCTGCGAGATGGGCCTGAAAATGGCGGGTGTGAAGCTCAACGGCAGCGGTGTAGTTGCGGCGATGGACTTCCTCGGCGCCCAGGATGTCCCGCTGCGTCGCTCTTGA
- a CDS encoding glutathione S-transferase codes for MKIYDIPGFPSPLRIRVVLAEKGLASRVEFININLPGAEHKQPAFLAMNPAGTVPVLELDDGFYLSECTAITEYLDNLDGNPTLTGTTPKEKGIIHMMQKRADDQLIDAIGIYFHHATDGLGEGLKPYKSPEWTDRTVWGEMHRDKAIKGMKYFDSVLKTQPYVAGDQFSMADITVWAGLIFAGYAQIKVPEECTALIAWNAKVGERPSVKTPA; via the coding sequence ATGAAGATTTATGATATCCCCGGCTTCCCTAGTCCTTTGCGTATCCGAGTTGTATTGGCCGAAAAAGGTCTGGCGTCGAGAGTCGAGTTCATCAACATTAATTTGCCGGGCGCTGAACATAAGCAACCGGCTTTCTTGGCGATGAACCCGGCCGGCACCGTCCCAGTATTGGAACTTGACGACGGTTTCTACTTGTCGGAATGCACTGCCATCACCGAATACCTCGACAACCTGGATGGCAACCCGACGCTTACCGGCACCACGCCAAAAGAAAAGGGCATCATCCACATGATGCAAAAACGTGCGGATGACCAACTCATCGACGCAATCGGCATCTACTTTCACCACGCCACGGACGGCCTGGGCGAGGGTTTGAAACCGTACAAAAGTCCTGAGTGGACTGATCGCACCGTCTGGGGTGAGATGCATCGGGACAAGGCCATCAAAGGCATGAAGTACTTTGATTCGGTATTGAAAACCCAGCCTTACGTGGCTGGCGACCAATTCTCGATGGCGGATATTACGGTCTGGGCTGGCTTGATCTTCGCCGGTTACGCGCAAATCAAAGTGCCGGAAGAATGCACGGCGCTCATCGCGTGGAACGCCAAAGTTGGCGAACGTCCAAGCGTGAAAACGCCTGCCTAA
- a CDS encoding GntR family transcriptional regulator — translation MQDPDFMTEKDKVKQLPKVERQRLHDTVVEHLRSFITEGVLQAGRKLNERDLCETLGISRTPLREALKVLAAEGLIVISPNRGASVARMSELEIREAFELMSGLEGFSGELACERITDGELAEIRALHSAMIVCKNQNDLPGYYQRNRAIHDLINQAARNSALCQAYQSLNSKLQALRFRSNYQAPKWDRAVHDHEQMIEALQARDGKRLSSILRAHLLEKRDALMLMVRQDDEHDAKSIRS, via the coding sequence ATGCAAGATCCAGATTTCATGACTGAAAAGGACAAGGTTAAGCAGTTACCGAAGGTCGAACGTCAGCGTTTGCACGACACCGTCGTCGAGCATCTGCGCAGCTTCATTACCGAAGGGGTGCTACAAGCAGGCAGGAAACTGAACGAGCGTGATCTGTGTGAAACCCTCGGCATTTCAAGAACGCCGTTGCGTGAGGCGTTGAAGGTATTGGCCGCAGAAGGGCTAATTGTAATATCGCCTAACCGAGGAGCCAGTGTTGCGCGCATGTCGGAGCTGGAAATTCGTGAAGCCTTTGAGTTGATGAGCGGCCTGGAAGGTTTTTCCGGGGAGCTGGCATGTGAGCGAATTACTGATGGAGAACTGGCGGAAATCAGAGCGCTGCATTCCGCCATGATTGTTTGCAAGAACCAAAACGACTTGCCGGGCTATTACCAACGCAACCGTGCTATTCACGACTTGATCAATCAGGCCGCGCGTAACTCGGCGCTGTGTCAGGCCTATCAATCGCTTAATTCCAAGTTGCAGGCATTGCGGTTTCGGTCAAATTACCAAGCCCCAAAATGGGACCGAGCAGTCCACGATCATGAGCAAATGATCGAAGCGCTTCAGGCTCGTGATGGCAAGCGCTTGAGCTCGATCTTGCGAGCTCATTTGTTGGAAAAGCGCGATGCTCTGATGTTGATGGTCCGTCAGGACGATGAGCATGATGCGAAGTCGATCCGCAGTTGA
- a CDS encoding glycosyltransferase family 39 protein, which produces MSIRPVFLLFVLGCLLFFVGLGNHQLQGSAEPRVAGIAMEMYLDNDWVTPKLNGEPFLEKPPLSLWLDAGAIKVFGANTWSVRLASALAGLLSILVLYGALRKLGRPVMISAGAAVLLATMGSYWSNVRQVGEDSLLSLGVTLALLGFFLANRHWTSQRRHSIARWSMFALGIVVATLSKGVLGLALPGAVIFAFLVAQSLIDKRFVLADWVWPACVTLVALVPLAVWLGFLYQAGGSSAINEVLWANSVGRFGGGFSAAGHFEPFYYYLAKLPQSFLPWNILVYVGLWHFCKKMRASPYLLFFGLWLLAQFTLLTLASSKRMVYLMSLTPAAAVIAAEYTSVLLERLRERSATSLRAQKLVHHQRALILGLLGLIVVSYLSVAIWVIPREDRKEAFTPITEQIRALQANGQRVVLFTPSERLAGAGVFYTQTLLVALQSEDQLNSFLAESPTNVAVMERQTDPVAPLKILKKIVVGNRAYYFMVM; this is translated from the coding sequence ATGTCAATTCGTCCCGTCTTCCTGTTGTTTGTACTCGGTTGTCTGTTGTTCTTCGTCGGGTTGGGTAATCACCAACTGCAAGGTTCCGCCGAACCCCGCGTCGCTGGCATCGCCATGGAAATGTACCTAGATAACGATTGGGTGACACCGAAGCTAAACGGAGAACCGTTTCTCGAAAAGCCGCCGCTGAGTTTATGGCTGGACGCGGGCGCCATCAAAGTGTTCGGTGCAAACACATGGTCGGTTAGGTTGGCCTCTGCGCTGGCGGGATTGCTGAGCATACTGGTGCTTTATGGCGCGCTGCGTAAATTAGGACGTCCGGTGATGATATCGGCTGGGGCGGCCGTTTTACTGGCAACCATGGGCAGCTACTGGAGCAATGTTCGGCAGGTCGGGGAAGATTCGTTGCTCTCGTTAGGCGTCACCTTGGCGCTGCTCGGGTTTTTTCTCGCTAACCGGCATTGGACTTCGCAGCGTCGTCATTCGATTGCGCGCTGGTCCATGTTCGCGCTGGGGATAGTCGTCGCTACCTTGAGCAAAGGTGTACTGGGGTTGGCGCTGCCGGGCGCGGTAATTTTTGCGTTTCTGGTCGCGCAAAGCCTGATCGATAAACGCTTTGTGCTTGCCGATTGGGTATGGCCGGCTTGCGTTACCTTGGTTGCCTTGGTGCCATTGGCGGTATGGCTCGGATTTTTGTATCAGGCCGGCGGTTCATCAGCGATTAACGAAGTGCTCTGGGCTAACAGCGTAGGGCGTTTCGGTGGCGGGTTCTCAGCGGCCGGACATTTCGAGCCGTTCTATTACTACTTGGCTAAGTTGCCACAGTCATTTCTGCCTTGGAATATTCTGGTTTATGTCGGCCTCTGGCACTTTTGCAAAAAAATGCGCGCCAGTCCGTATCTGCTTTTTTTCGGACTGTGGTTGTTGGCGCAGTTTACCTTGCTGACGCTAGCGTCCAGCAAACGCATGGTTTATCTGATGTCGTTGACACCAGCTGCCGCGGTCATCGCGGCTGAGTACACGTCAGTGCTGTTGGAGCGACTGCGTGAACGATCCGCTACGTCATTAAGAGCGCAGAAGCTCGTACATCACCAGCGCGCATTGATATTGGGTCTTCTGGGCCTGATCGTTGTCAGTTATCTGTCAGTGGCGATCTGGGTCATTCCACGGGAAGATCGTAAAGAAGCTTTCACCCCGATCACCGAGCAGATCCGGGCGTTGCAGGCAAATGGTCAACGGGTTGTATTGTTCACACCCAGTGAACGACTGGCGGGAGCGGGAGTGTTTTACACCCAAACCTTGTTAGTGGCTCTTCAATCCGAGGATCAGCTCAATAGCTTCCTCGCGGAGTCACCCACCAATGTCGCGGTGATGGAACGTCAGACTGACCCGGTCGCGCCACTTAAAATCTTGAAGAAAATTGTAGTGGGCAACCGCGCCTATTACTTTATGGTGATGTGA
- a CDS encoding MFS transporter, producing the protein MKRFRLRPTSLVLLMLCVMYFITYLDRVNVSTAASGFGVEFGLSNTQIGLVFSAFAYPYLVFQVIGGWISDKYGARRTLIFCGALWGVATILTGFAGGLYSMLAARLLLGLGEGATFPAATAAMSRWVAKEKRGFAQGITHSAARIGNAVAPTVIVAVMATYNWRMAFYVCGAISLIWVVVWAFVFTEHPKDHPLITQAELAVLPAPKGPAPKVPWKALFKRMAPVTIVYFCYGWTLWLFLSWIPQYFLHSYNMDLKKSAVFASAVFFAGVIGDTVGGVITDKLLIKTGSLKKSRSWMVAICMFLTLACLMPVMFNHNMYISMACLAGGFFFAEMMIGPMWAIPMDIAPEFSGTASGIMSTGSAAAAILSPVVSGYLIDRYGSWDLPFVGSMLLMAIGVILAFRMKPENKFECVSNLPIDIDEQHPQRPSVIVGE; encoded by the coding sequence ATGAAACGGTTCCGCTTACGCCCGACGAGTCTGGTGTTACTCATGCTCTGCGTCATGTACTTCATCACTTATCTGGACCGCGTTAACGTCAGTACCGCAGCGTCCGGTTTCGGAGTCGAATTCGGCCTGTCCAATACCCAAATCGGCCTGGTCTTTTCCGCCTTCGCTTACCCTTACCTGGTGTTCCAGGTGATTGGCGGTTGGATAAGCGACAAATACGGCGCTCGGCGCACGCTGATTTTTTGCGGCGCCTTATGGGGTGTGGCAACCATTCTGACCGGCTTCGCTGGCGGCCTGTATTCCATGCTCGCCGCGCGCTTGTTATTGGGTCTGGGCGAAGGCGCAACCTTCCCTGCCGCTACCGCCGCGATGTCGCGCTGGGTGGCTAAAGAAAAACGCGGTTTTGCTCAAGGCATTACCCATTCGGCAGCCCGTATCGGCAACGCGGTTGCACCAACGGTCATCGTTGCCGTGATGGCCACGTATAACTGGCGCATGGCGTTCTATGTGTGTGGCGCCATCAGCTTGATCTGGGTAGTGGTCTGGGCTTTCGTATTTACCGAACACCCCAAAGATCACCCACTGATCACCCAAGCAGAACTGGCAGTGTTGCCAGCACCAAAAGGCCCTGCACCTAAAGTGCCGTGGAAAGCCCTGTTCAAACGCATGGCACCGGTGACCATTGTTTACTTCTGCTATGGCTGGACGCTCTGGTTATTTCTGTCGTGGATCCCTCAGTACTTTTTGCACAGCTACAACATGGACTTGAAGAAATCGGCGGTGTTTGCATCGGCAGTATTCTTCGCCGGTGTGATCGGCGATACGGTGGGTGGCGTCATTACGGACAAGCTGTTGATCAAAACCGGGTCGCTGAAGAAGTCCCGCAGTTGGATGGTTGCGATCTGCATGTTCCTGACCTTGGCGTGCCTGATGCCCGTGATGTTCAACCACAACATGTACATCTCAATGGCCTGCCTGGCGGGTGGTTTCTTCTTCGCCGAAATGATGATTGGTCCAATGTGGGCGATCCCGATGGACATCGCGCCGGAGTTCAGCGGCACCGCGAGCGGCATCATGAGCACCGGCTCTGCCGCCGCCGCAATCCTTTCACCAGTGGTTTCCGGCTATTTGATCGACCGCTATGGCAGCTGGGATTTGCCCTTTGTCGGCAGCATGCTGCTGATGGCCATCGGCGTTATTCTGGCGTTTCGCATGAAGCCCGAGAACAAGTTTGAATGCGTGAGCAATTTGCCCATCGATATTGACGAGCAGCACCCGCAGCGGCCATCGGTTATTGTCGGCGAGTGA
- a CDS encoding zinc-dependent alcohol dehydrogenase family protein, translated as MKRFVFRATGEPSAVLMLENAEKPIPAPGEVRVRVHLSPVHPGDLHVLRGKFGRQPVLPASPGLECMGTVDALGAGVLSPAIGTRVIPLNVPGTWQEFIVVPAERLVVVPDTISDDDAAQAMINPFTALALTRHLRGFKASDWLVQTAAGSTVGRMVLQLARSEGFRTINLIRRKEQMVQIIALGGDVVICTEDEDWPQQLLAATAGTGPSFAIDSVAGTVGATIARHLAPGGQMLVYGALSSHRQTELRAFELPLFTPQLIYKSITVEGWYLFHWLAVTPIEQTRSLLEDVLNRMATGRLQLPPAKRHSINDIGQALTDAASSHREGKPLLEFFNSGYQPASRENR; from the coding sequence ATGAAGCGCTTTGTTTTCCGCGCCACCGGTGAGCCGTCAGCAGTCCTCATGCTGGAGAATGCGGAAAAGCCAATTCCGGCGCCCGGCGAGGTTCGGGTACGGGTGCATTTGTCACCGGTTCATCCGGGTGATCTGCACGTGCTGCGGGGTAAATTCGGACGTCAACCTGTGCTACCTGCAAGCCCGGGACTGGAATGCATGGGCACTGTTGATGCGCTCGGCGCCGGGGTGCTCAGTCCAGCCATCGGCACCCGCGTGATTCCACTTAATGTTCCAGGTACGTGGCAAGAGTTCATCGTTGTCCCGGCAGAACGGCTGGTGGTTGTGCCCGACACAATCTCGGACGACGACGCGGCGCAAGCCATGATCAATCCCTTTACAGCACTGGCATTGACTCGGCATTTACGTGGTTTCAAAGCCAGCGACTGGTTGGTGCAAACTGCTGCTGGGTCAACCGTGGGACGCATGGTTTTACAACTGGCACGCAGCGAAGGTTTTCGCACCATCAATCTGATCCGACGCAAAGAGCAAATGGTTCAAATCATTGCCTTGGGTGGTGACGTAGTTATTTGTACCGAAGACGAAGATTGGCCGCAACAGCTACTGGCGGCGACCGCAGGCACAGGCCCGTCATTCGCGATTGACTCGGTGGCTGGGACCGTCGGTGCAACCATTGCCCGCCACTTGGCGCCAGGCGGTCAAATGCTGGTCTACGGCGCACTTTCATCGCACCGACAAACCGAACTCAGAGCATTTGAATTACCGCTCTTCACGCCGCAACTCATCTACAAGAGCATCACCGTTGAAGGCTGGTACCTTTTCCATTGGTTGGCCGTCACGCCCATCGAGCAAACTCGATCACTGCTTGAAGATGTGCTCAACAGGATGGCAACCGGACGTCTGCAACTTCCTCCGGCAAAACGTCACTCGATCAATGATATCGGCCAGGCACTGACTGATGCCGCAAGCAGCCACCGGGAAGGCAAACCCCTGCTGGAGTTTTTCAATTCAGGTTACCAACCGGCATCGCGCGAAAATCGATAG
- the tam gene encoding trans-aconitate 2-methyltransferase: MTWSAKQYSAFERERTRPVRDLVAAIPHHEVRFAIDLGCGPGNSTEVLAKRYPDAFVSGIDSSEDMVAAANKRLPSVQFEVSDIAGWKPTRQYDVILANASLQWVPDHERLYPFLVKQLTPGGSIAIQTPDNLEEPAHRMAREIAANGPWAGKISGQMHPPRHEAEYYYNLLTQHCSKVDVWRTTYYHPLAGGAEAVVEWFKGSALRPYLGPLDDAEKAAFLAQYLAAMEAAYPVSMDGKVLLPFPRLFIVASR; the protein is encoded by the coding sequence ATGACGTGGTCAGCCAAACAATATTCTGCTTTTGAACGTGAACGTACCCGCCCTGTGCGTGATCTTGTTGCTGCGATTCCACACCATGAAGTGCGTTTCGCCATCGACTTGGGTTGCGGGCCGGGAAATTCAACCGAAGTACTTGCCAAGCGCTACCCCGATGCCTTTGTAAGTGGCATCGACAGTTCTGAGGACATGGTTGCCGCTGCCAATAAACGACTGCCCTCAGTGCAGTTCGAGGTCAGCGACATCGCGGGCTGGAAGCCGACTCGTCAGTACGACGTGATTCTGGCGAACGCTTCTTTGCAGTGGGTGCCGGACCATGAGCGGTTATACCCGTTTTTGGTCAAACAGCTTACACCCGGTGGCAGCATCGCCATTCAAACCCCGGACAACCTGGAAGAACCCGCTCACCGAATGGCCCGAGAAATTGCCGCGAACGGCCCGTGGGCCGGAAAAATCAGTGGCCAAATGCATCCTCCCCGCCATGAAGCCGAGTATTACTACAACCTGTTGACGCAGCATTGCAGCAAGGTTGATGTGTGGCGAACCACGTATTACCACCCACTTGCTGGCGGCGCAGAAGCGGTTGTCGAGTGGTTCAAAGGATCGGCGTTGCGCCCGTATCTCGGTCCGCTGGACGATGCCGAAAAAGCGGCGTTCCTCGCGCAATACCTGGCTGCCATGGAAGCAGCCTATCCGGTTTCGATGGACGGCAAAGTGTTGTTGCCATTTCCAAGATTATTTATCGTGGCCAGTCGATAG
- a CDS encoding 2-keto-4-pentenoate hydratase, whose amino-acid sequence MTDNAHASNIAQLIVDAGRHRQPIAQVSADQVPGDAAAAYRLQQEVLRLRGSTVGGWKIGSKSHTGPIQGAPLPIECLLPSGVSLERAAYFPPGLELEIAFRFNRDFAPRADAYSDEEVRQGIGYMAATIELVASRFAVWPKVEPLLQLGDLLNHGALIVGEFVEYREDFPFAEPEMTFTYAGQNIVPGKAANPAGDPRRLLVWLVNHHTGQGLTLSQETVITAGSFTGMYFAEGPGLAVGEIKGLPAVSLSLT is encoded by the coding sequence ATGACTGATAACGCTCATGCGTCAAACATCGCTCAACTGATTGTCGACGCCGGACGTCATCGTCAGCCCATCGCCCAAGTGTCGGCGGACCAAGTGCCGGGCGACGCGGCGGCGGCCTATAGGTTGCAGCAAGAAGTTCTAAGGCTGCGGGGATCAACCGTCGGCGGCTGGAAGATCGGTTCAAAATCCCATACCGGACCGATTCAGGGCGCGCCTCTTCCCATTGAATGCTTGTTGCCCAGTGGCGTCAGCCTCGAACGTGCCGCGTATTTTCCGCCGGGCCTGGAGCTGGAAATCGCCTTTCGTTTTAACCGCGACTTCGCACCCCGCGCCGACGCCTACTCGGATGAAGAAGTACGTCAGGGCATCGGTTATATGGCGGCGACCATCGAACTGGTTGCTAGCCGATTTGCGGTCTGGCCAAAGGTCGAGCCGCTGTTGCAATTGGGCGACTTGCTGAACCACGGTGCCTTGATCGTGGGCGAATTTGTCGAGTACAGGGAAGATTTCCCGTTTGCCGAACCTGAGATGACCTTCACATACGCCGGCCAAAACATCGTGCCGGGTAAAGCCGCCAACCCAGCCGGGGATCCCCGGCGGTTGCTGGTGTGGTTGGTTAACCATCACACCGGTCAGGGCCTGACGCTGAGCCAGGAAACGGTTATCACTGCCGGTTCTTTTACCGGTATGTATTTCGCCGAAGGCCCGGGTTTAGCCGTTGGCGAGATCAAAGGTTTGCCCGCCGTGTCGTTGAGTCTTACCTGA